ATCTCTTGAATAAAAACTATTATTTGAAGCATCAATACATAAATCTATTTTAACACTTTTGTATACTTGACTTAATTTTTCATGTAATATTCTCAAAGCAGTTGAAGAACTTATCATTTGTCCAATACTTTTTCCAAGACCACCTATAATTATAATTGTTACTTCATCTTTTTTATTTGCTTTTAACTGTTTAAAAATATCAACTTTTGATGATTGCTCAAACATATTTAATATCTTTGGTGAAATTGTCTGAGAATTTTTTGTAGTATTTTCAAGCTCAAGAGATTTCAAGTATTCATTTTTATTACTGATACCTAATTCAATTGGAAAGTTTTCTAAAGCTCTAACTTTATCCTCTTTTAAAAGTCTTGTTTTATATTTATCTTTATCAACATTTTCAAAAACTTTTTTTAAATCATCAAAATCTTTTTCCGTAGTAATATAGACTGTGTCGTTTTCTAAATTTGATGGCATTTTAAATTTATTATATAAAATTAAAGTACCATCTGTAGTCTTAATGTTGATATTCTGTGTAACCCTAAAAAAAATCATTTGTTACCAAACAATTATATTTCAGTGTTTTCAGTTCTTAACATTGTTAAGTAAGGTAATGTTCCTGGTAATTGGATTTTATTTGTATTTCCACTATGAACTGATTCCATTTCCTTATTTGTTTCTGTTAAGATTTTTTTGAAATTAATATAATAAACACCATCTTCATTCTTGAAAATTTTACCTATTTCATTATCACATTCAACAATATTGCTATTTCTTGGAGGGAAGATTTCAATATCTTGATTTGGGTAAACTTTGTACTTACACATAAAATGCTTTTCATCTTCAGTTATAAGCCCTGTTACTTCATAAGAGCCTTTTGAAATTGCATATTCATGATTTTGTGAATCAGTTTTTTCAAATGGTCTATGCACTAAATAAGCATCAGTAAAACCTCTATTTTTTGTTGTATGAAGTTCTCTTTGATATTTATCAGCATCAAATGTATCTGCATAATAATCATCAATAGCTTCTCTATATGCATTTGCAGTTACAGCAGCGTAATATGGAGATTTTGTTCTTCCTTCAATTTTTAATGAATCAACTGCACCAGAATCCATAATTTCTTTAATATGTGAAGCTAAATTCATATCTTTTGAATTAAAAATATAAGTTCCGACACCTGGATCTTCTTCAAGTCTAAATAGTGTATTTTGATTTTCACTTTCAGCATAAAGTGTATAATCAAATCTACAATCATTTGCACATGAACCTCTATTTGGAACACGCCCACTTTGTACTGCTGAAATCAAACATCTTCCAGAATATGCAAAACACATAGAACCATGTACAAAAATTTCAATTTCCATATCAGGTAAATGCTTTTTAATTTGCTGTACATCTTTTAATGAAATTTCACGTGCAACAACAATTCTTTTTACACCTAAATCCCAAAATACTTGTGCATCTAAATAGTTAAGTACATTTGCTTGTGTTGATAAATGTACATCAATATCAGGTGCGATTTCTCTACATAATTTAACAACACCAGGGGCTGCTACAATAAAGCCATCAGGTTTTACCTCAGCCATTTTTTCAATGTGTTTTTTTAGTAAATCAATCTGTGAGTTAAAAGGAAAACCATTAATTGTTGCATATACTTTTTTACCACGTGCATGTGCGTAATCAATTCCTTCTTTAAAAGTCTCAAAAGTAAATTCTTTTCCTGCTCTAATTCTTAAAGAGAAGTGGCTAACTCCTGCATAAACTGCGTCTGCACCATAGTTTATAGCGATTTTTAGCTTCTCTAAGTTTCCTGCTGGTGATAATAATTCTACTTTGTTATTATTCATAATTTGTCCTTGGTAAATAAGTTATAATCTGTTAGTATTTTTAAAAACGCAATTATACCCAAATTTTATATAAATTTAATATAGACTATTTTAGTCATATTTAAAATAAAATATATATAATTATTATAAAGGATTAAAATGAAAAAGATTATATTATCAAGCATACTAACAAGCGCACTATTATGTGCTACTGATTTACAGTCAATTGGTGTTGATGTATCTTATACAGATTCAAATGATGAAGATAAAAACATTACAATAATCAGAAAAACTCCAGATAATTGTAAAACTGTAAAGTTTGACCCAAAAACTATTTTAGGTGGTAATTTAGTTGATGCTTCAGTTCCTGCTGAATGTAAGAAAACATTTATTACATATTTAGGAAAAGTATCTCCAATAAAATACTCAGATAAAGTAGAAACATATGGGGAAGTTGAAGTTCTAGAATTTATTGACAAAGCAAAAGATGATGAGAATATGCTTTTAGTTGATTCAAGAACTACTGATTGGTATTTAAACCAAACAATTCCATCAGCTATAAATGTTCCTTTTATTTATTTAAATAAAGGTCAATACCCTGATGATTTTTTAGATGCAATTGATACTTTAGGTGTGGAAGTTACAAAAGATGGATATGATTTTACAAATGCTAAAGAATTACTGTTATTTTGTAATGGAGTTTGGTGTGGTCAATCACCTCTATCTATGAAAAACTTAATCTCAATTGGTTACCCAGAAGAAAAACTAAAATGGTATAGAGGTGGTATTCAATCGTGGTTAAGTTTAGGATTTCCTACAATCAAACCAAATTAAAAGAAAGCTTCTTTTTAGAAGCTTTCCCATTCATCATCATCTTTAGATGGTTTTGATTCAATTACTTTATTTTTAACTTCTTGTGTTCTCTTAACTGAAGAAGAAGTAGAAGATGACGCTTTAGGTAAAGTTACAGTTTTTGGCTCTGTAATCATTTTATTTTCTACATTTACATTAATAACATTATCTCTTTTTATTTGATCAAGAGAA
This sequence is a window from Poseidonibacter parvus. Protein-coding genes within it:
- a CDS encoding rhodanese-like domain-containing protein translates to MKKIILSSILTSALLCATDLQSIGVDVSYTDSNDEDKNITIIRKTPDNCKTVKFDPKTILGGNLVDASVPAECKKTFITYLGKVSPIKYSDKVETYGEVEVLEFIDKAKDDENMLLVDSRTTDWYLNQTIPSAINVPFIYLNKGQYPDDFLDAIDTLGVEVTKDGYDFTNAKELLLFCNGVWCGQSPLSMKNLISIGYPEEKLKWYRGGIQSWLSLGFPTIKPN
- a CDS encoding peptidase U32 family protein, which translates into the protein MNNNKVELLSPAGNLEKLKIAINYGADAVYAGVSHFSLRIRAGKEFTFETFKEGIDYAHARGKKVYATINGFPFNSQIDLLKKHIEKMAEVKPDGFIVAAPGVVKLCREIAPDIDVHLSTQANVLNYLDAQVFWDLGVKRIVVAREISLKDVQQIKKHLPDMEIEIFVHGSMCFAYSGRCLISAVQSGRVPNRGSCANDCRFDYTLYAESENQNTLFRLEEDPGVGTYIFNSKDMNLASHIKEIMDSGAVDSLKIEGRTKSPYYAAVTANAYREAIDDYYADTFDADKYQRELHTTKNRGFTDAYLVHRPFEKTDSQNHEYAISKGSYEVTGLITEDEKHFMCKYKVYPNQDIEIFPPRNSNIVECDNEIGKIFKNEDGVYYINFKKILTETNKEMESVHSGNTNKIQLPGTLPYLTMLRTENTEI